In Desulfosalsimonas propionicica, one DNA window encodes the following:
- a CDS encoding ABC transporter ATP-binding protein produces MNSLIEAIDVYKSFNGVKAVNGVDLRIRPGQFTALLGPNGAGKTTLVEMIEGIQAPDHGEIRILGRPWKGNEQYLRRRIGLCLQETRFMDKLSVWETLRLFASFFGLGKARVKEILALSGLAAKHSQRVVHLSGGQRQRLALGISLLNNPQVLLLDEPTTGLDPNARREIWSILLDLKKNTRTCLVLTTHYMEEAEKLCEHIQIMDQGRVLREGSLQDLLEDTQAEKIIEFTIDNPDHAGPELLENAPFAVQWDSVAGRGTVAISDIEHQLPVFLDFLKNRGLHLKNMECRRKTLDDLFTEMTGRRLHD; encoded by the coding sequence ATGAATTCCCTTATTGAAGCGATAGACGTATATAAATCCTTCAACGGGGTCAAGGCGGTAAATGGTGTGGATCTGCGGATCCGCCCCGGTCAGTTCACCGCTTTGCTGGGGCCCAACGGCGCAGGCAAAACCACCCTGGTGGAGATGATCGAGGGCATCCAGGCACCCGACCATGGGGAGATCAGGATTCTGGGAAGGCCGTGGAAGGGAAATGAACAATACCTGCGCCGGCGAATCGGGCTTTGCCTCCAGGAAACCCGGTTTATGGACAAATTAAGCGTATGGGAAACCCTGCGGTTGTTTGCCTCCTTTTTCGGCCTGGGCAAAGCCCGGGTAAAAGAGATTCTGGCCTTGTCCGGGCTGGCGGCAAAGCACAGCCAGCGGGTGGTGCATCTGTCAGGCGGCCAGCGTCAGCGGCTGGCACTGGGCATTTCGCTGTTAAATAATCCGCAGGTGCTGCTGCTCGACGAACCCACCACGGGTTTGGATCCCAACGCCCGCCGGGAGATCTGGTCAATTTTGCTGGATTTGAAAAAAAACACCCGCACTTGCCTGGTGCTGACCACTCATTATATGGAAGAAGCAGAAAAACTTTGCGAGCACATCCAGATCATGGACCAGGGCAGGGTTCTGCGGGAAGGAAGCCTGCAGGATTTGCTGGAAGATACACAGGCGGAAAAAATCATCGAGTTTACCATCGACAATCCGGATCACGCCGGGCCGGAGCTTTTGGAAAACGCCCCGTTTGCCGTGCAGTGGGATTCGGTTGCCGGCCGGGGCACGGTGGCCATTTCCGATATCGAGCATCAGCTTCCGGTTTTTCTCGATTTTCTCAAAAACCGGGGGCTGCATCTGAAAAACATGGAGTGCCGGAGAAAGACCCTGGATGATCTGTTTACCGAAATGACAGGAAGGCGCCTTCATGACTGA
- a CDS encoding MerR family transcriptional regulator encodes MKISELVKKTGVSKETIHYYIREGVLPRPEKTGTNQADYGADFVEQVRLIKALRENYFLPIPVIKKLMKKHNKQSPADRSAFMFLSEYIRPLDQLLSGGVTGRAAFIEATGISEKWLDKMEQWGIITSENRSGKPYYSQDDVIIGRLLVDMDGIGIGPRDGFDPAELRNFTDLFRDLVARNVQRFMDLGWEQMARGELRKKSSQSTEIMSLFFYHIYRKMVKEQYRRYFQEIGERRKDEENE; translated from the coding sequence GTGAAAATCAGCGAATTGGTCAAAAAAACAGGGGTTTCCAAGGAAACCATTCATTATTACATCCGCGAGGGAGTGCTGCCCAGGCCGGAAAAAACCGGCACCAACCAGGCCGACTACGGAGCGGATTTCGTGGAGCAGGTTCGGCTGATAAAGGCCCTTCGGGAAAATTATTTTCTGCCCATACCCGTGATCAAAAAGCTGATGAAAAAGCACAACAAGCAGTCGCCCGCAGACCGGTCGGCTTTCATGTTTCTTTCCGAGTACATCCGGCCCCTGGATCAGCTGCTTTCCGGCGGGGTCACCGGGCGCGCGGCTTTTATCGAGGCCACGGGCATCAGTGAAAAATGGCTTGACAAAATGGAGCAATGGGGGATTATCACAAGCGAAAACCGGAGCGGAAAGCCGTATTATTCCCAGGATGACGTGATCATCGGCAGGCTGCTGGTGGACATGGACGGCATCGGCATCGGCCCCAGAGACGGCTTTGATCCGGCAGAACTGCGCAACTTCACCGACTTGTTCCGGGACCTGGTGGCCAGAAATGTCCAGCGGTTCATGGACCTGGGCTGGGAGCAGATGGCCCGGGGGGAGCTGCGTAAAAAAAGCAGCCAGTCAACCGAGATCATGAGCCTGTTTTTTTATCACATCTACCGGAAAATGGTCAAAGAGCAGTACCGCCGGTATTTTCAGGAAATCGGAGAGCGCCGGAAGGATGAAGAAAACGAATGA